The following proteins are co-located in the Leptospira selangorensis genome:
- the rfaE1 gene encoding D-glycero-beta-D-manno-heptose-7-phosphate kinase codes for MYYLDKKRYLEAASKLKTTKIIVIGDLILDEYLIGEVNRISPEAPVPVVWVRNEKTTLGGAGNVVKNLSRLGVQSFVLGRAGNDSAAKTLDDLLSTENTISSKNTIIRSEKVPTILKTRVIAGHQQVCRIDREETFPLSDSEEKQLLESFSKIIQEADAVVLSDYDKGTLTASLIRKSIDIAVQHKKIVTVDPQVSHFFQYEKATVMTPNHHEAGKALGKKLETNAEVEEAAKKIAENLNSPSMMITRGEKGMSLYISSESKTYHIPTVAKEVFDVTGAGDTVISVYTSFLAAGLGELEAAIVSNAAAGVVVGKLGAETVSLEELLGALEKRGSFQ; via the coding sequence TTGTACTACTTAGATAAAAAGCGATATTTGGAAGCGGCTTCTAAATTAAAAACCACTAAAATTATAGTAATCGGTGATCTCATCCTGGATGAGTATCTGATCGGAGAAGTGAATCGAATTTCTCCGGAAGCCCCTGTTCCGGTGGTCTGGGTGAGGAATGAAAAAACCACTTTGGGTGGAGCGGGAAACGTTGTAAAAAATCTTTCTCGTTTAGGAGTCCAATCCTTTGTGCTTGGTAGAGCGGGTAACGACTCTGCTGCTAAAACTCTGGATGATCTTCTTTCTACAGAAAATACAATCTCTTCCAAAAATACAATTATACGTTCCGAAAAAGTCCCAACCATTCTAAAAACAAGAGTGATCGCAGGTCACCAACAAGTTTGTCGTATAGATAGAGAAGAAACATTTCCTTTAAGCGATTCGGAAGAAAAACAATTATTAGAAAGTTTCTCTAAGATCATACAAGAAGCAGACGCAGTTGTCCTTTCCGATTATGATAAGGGAACCTTGACCGCAAGTCTCATTCGCAAATCGATAGATATAGCAGTCCAACATAAAAAAATCGTAACAGTAGATCCCCAGGTGTCACATTTTTTCCAATACGAAAAAGCAACCGTGATGACCCCGAACCATCATGAGGCAGGAAAGGCTCTCGGCAAAAAATTAGAAACAAACGCCGAGGTAGAAGAAGCAGCCAAGAAGATCGCGGAAAATCTAAATTCTCCTTCTATGATGATCACTCGCGGCGAAAAAGGAATGAGCCTTTATATTTCTTCCGAATCTAAAACGTATCATATCCCTACTGTGGCTAAGGAAGTATTCGATGTAACCGGAGCAGGGGATACTGTGATCTCAGTTTACACTTCTTTTTTAGCGGCAGGTTTAGGAGAATTAGAAGCAGCAATCGTTTCTAATGCAGCGGCAGGAGTAGTGGTCGGAAAACTGGGTGCTGAAACTGTTTCTTTGGAAGAACTTTTAGGAGCTCTGGAGAAAAGAGGAAGTTTTCAGTGA
- the rfaE2 gene encoding D-glycero-beta-D-manno-heptose 1-phosphate adenylyltransferase gives MKSSFSSCIEKIIPFHEVKNVSEKVRSNQKIVFTNGVFDLVHKGHLTYLSQARDLGDVLWIGINSDSSVKRLKGPERPVNPEEDRALLLSCLSFVDYISVFSEDTPLELISQVAPHIHVKGGDYDLEALPETPLVRKLGGEVQILPFVPGFSSTDLIRRIRQKP, from the coding sequence GTGAAGTCTTCTTTCTCTTCTTGTATAGAGAAAATTATTCCTTTTCACGAAGTTAAAAATGTTTCGGAGAAGGTCCGTTCTAACCAAAAGATCGTTTTTACGAACGGAGTATTCGATCTAGTTCATAAGGGTCATCTTACCTATCTCTCCCAAGCAAGAGACTTGGGAGATGTTCTTTGGATTGGAATCAATTCTGATTCTTCCGTCAAAAGACTGAAAGGTCCCGAACGTCCTGTAAATCCGGAAGAAGATCGGGCACTTCTTCTTTCCTGTCTCTCCTTCGTAGACTATATCAGCGTGTTTTCGGAAGACACTCCTTTGGAACTGATCTCTCAGGTAGCGCCTCATATTCACGTAAAAGGGGGAGATTATGATCTGGAAGCTCTTCCTGAGACTCCACTTGTTCGCAAATTAGGCGGAGAAGTACAAATTCTACCCTTTGTTCCCGGATTTTCCAGTACGGATCTGATCCGTCGTATTCGCCAAAAACCCTAG
- a CDS encoding CTP synthase, with the protein MSKTKFIFVTGGVCSSLGKGVSAAALGCLLESRGYSVSLQKMDPYINIDPGTMSPYQHGEVYVTEDGAETDLDLGYYERFTKSKFTRKNSVSTGQIYNTVIQRERKGDYLGRTVQVVPHITNEIRNRIYTLARENATDFVIVEIGGTVGDIESIPFLEAIRQMRYEHGPTQVLFIHVTLVPTITVAGEAKTKPTQHSVKELLALGIQPDILICRVNQPMPKEMKGKISSFCNVKEENVISASDISTSIYEIPKMYKEEKLDQVVLKTLGLELGKSNFTEWEKIIKSLHSAKQTVQIAVVGKYISLHDAYRSVYESLSHGGIANEANVEFIKVDPEKLDKTNVKDVLKSAHGVLVPGGFGDRGIEGKIAAIQYARTKGIPFFGICLGMQCAVIEYARNVLGLKDANSTEFRPDSPDPVISLIEEQMDIDQMGGTMRLGSYPCKIKKNTLAFSEYKQELIYERHRHRFEFTNKYKQRFEEKGMILSGISPDENLIEIVEIPEHPWFIGVQFHPEFTGKPTKPHPLFAGFIRAAVKFARKA; encoded by the coding sequence TTGTCCAAAACTAAATTTATTTTCGTGACCGGAGGTGTTTGTTCCTCCCTTGGTAAGGGTGTATCCGCTGCAGCCCTTGGATGCCTTTTGGAAAGTAGGGGTTATTCCGTTTCTCTGCAAAAAATGGATCCTTATATCAATATTGATCCGGGAACCATGAGTCCGTACCAGCACGGCGAAGTGTATGTAACCGAAGACGGCGCAGAAACTGATCTGGATCTTGGGTATTATGAAAGATTTACCAAATCCAAGTTTACTCGTAAGAATTCTGTTTCTACCGGACAAATTTATAATACTGTTATCCAAAGAGAAAGAAAAGGGGATTATCTAGGACGAACAGTCCAAGTTGTTCCTCATATCACAAACGAGATCCGAAACAGGATCTATACTCTTGCAAGAGAAAATGCAACCGACTTCGTAATCGTAGAGATCGGCGGAACAGTGGGGGACATCGAATCCATCCCATTCTTAGAAGCAATCCGCCAGATGAGATATGAACACGGACCTACTCAAGTTTTATTCATCCATGTTACTTTAGTTCCTACCATCACAGTAGCAGGGGAAGCCAAAACAAAACCGACTCAACACTCCGTAAAAGAACTTTTGGCACTCGGGATCCAACCTGATATTTTGATCTGCCGTGTAAACCAACCTATGCCAAAGGAAATGAAAGGAAAAATTTCCTCCTTCTGTAACGTGAAAGAAGAAAATGTGATCTCCGCTTCCGATATCAGTACTTCTATCTATGAAATTCCTAAAATGTATAAGGAAGAAAAATTAGACCAAGTAGTTCTAAAAACATTAGGATTAGAACTTGGAAAATCTAATTTTACTGAATGGGAGAAGATCATAAAAAGTCTTCACTCAGCAAAACAAACCGTACAAATAGCAGTGGTTGGAAAATATATTTCTCTTCACGATGCATATCGTTCCGTTTATGAAAGTTTATCTCATGGTGGAATTGCAAACGAAGCAAATGTAGAATTTATCAAAGTAGATCCCGAAAAACTGGATAAAACAAATGTGAAGGATGTTTTAAAATCCGCACATGGAGTTTTAGTTCCAGGTGGATTCGGAGACAGAGGTATAGAAGGTAAGATCGCAGCGATCCAATATGCAAGAACCAAAGGAATTCCATTTTTTGGAATTTGTTTAGGTATGCAATGTGCGGTGATTGAATATGCAAGAAACGTTCTTGGCCTAAAAGATGCAAACTCCACTGAGTTCCGACCTGATTCTCCGGATCCAGTCATCTCTCTTATCGAAGAGCAGATGGATATTGATCAGATGGGTGGAACCATGCGTTTAGGATCTTATCCATGTAAGATCAAAAAGAACACATTGGCCTTTTCTGAATACAAACAAGAGCTGATCTATGAGAGACATAGACATAGATTCGAGTTTACTAACAAATACAAACAAAGATTCGAAGAGAAAGGAATGATCCTTTCAGGCATTTCCCCAGACGAAAACCTGATTGAAATCGTAGAAATTCCGGAACATCCTTGGTTTATAGGAGTTCAGTTCCATCCTGAATTCACTGGAAAACCTACTAAACCGCATCCATTATTTGCCGGATTCATCCGTGCCGCGGTCAAATTTGCAAGGAAGGCATAA
- the kdsA gene encoding 3-deoxy-8-phosphooctulonate synthase, translated as MSDKTAQERDFLSGKKIGGKNPFFLIAGPCVMENRDLLEKVCAEMLEITTELGIPYVFKSSFDKANRSSVTSYRGPGLTEGIKHLEHIKKKFNVPVLTDIHETTQVGPLADVIDMYQIPAFLSRQTDLIAESAKTGKWVNVKKGQFLAPSDCRHIKTKIQESGSEKYMVTERGTTFGYGNLVFDGRTVPILHSYDIPVVFDATHSAQLPGAAGNITGGQREYIPSMTRSAVALGIEGIFMEVHPDPAKALSDATTQYPLSEIKSLLKELVGLDRYVKQEILNR; from the coding sequence ATGAGCGATAAAACTGCCCAAGAAAGGGACTTTTTAAGCGGTAAAAAGATAGGAGGAAAGAATCCATTCTTCCTGATCGCCGGTCCTTGTGTGATGGAAAACCGAGACTTACTCGAAAAAGTCTGCGCAGAGATGTTAGAGATCACCACTGAACTCGGCATTCCTTATGTTTTCAAAAGTAGTTTCGACAAAGCAAATCGTTCTTCTGTTACTTCTTATAGAGGTCCAGGCCTTACGGAAGGGATCAAACATTTAGAACATATTAAGAAAAAATTTAATGTTCCGGTGCTAACCGATATCCACGAGACCACTCAAGTAGGTCCTCTTGCAGATGTGATCGATATGTACCAGATCCCGGCTTTCTTAAGCAGACAAACCGACTTGATCGCGGAATCCGCTAAAACCGGAAAATGGGTAAATGTCAAAAAAGGACAATTTTTAGCTCCTTCTGATTGTAGACATATCAAAACTAAAATCCAAGAATCCGGTTCCGAAAAGTATATGGTTACCGAAAGGGGAACCACATTCGGTTACGGGAATTTGGTGTTCGACGGAAGAACGGTTCCTATATTACATAGTTATGATATTCCAGTAGTATTCGATGCGACTCATTCGGCACAATTGCCTGGAGCAGCGGGAAATATTACAGGAGGACAAAGAGAATATATTCCGAGTATGACCAGAAGTGCCGTAGCTCTCGGAATAGAAGGTATCTTTATGGAAGTGCATCCTGATCCTGCAAAAGCACTTTCAGATGCTACTACTCAGTATCCTCTTTCTGAAATTAAATCCTTATTAAAGGAATTGGTCGGTTTGGACCGTTACGTAAAACAGGAAATCCTAAACCGCTAA
- the lptC gene encoding LPS export ABC transporter periplasmic protein LptC, with product MDPETARKYGPGLGVGLAILFLVLFFYSGGKSDAKYTRVEEEKEKGSTVSFKNFAKDQYDGNGTILWKLKAEEAYLYADEKRYVLYGINFDQYENGKFKSKLTGEKGEINQISKLMKLTGNILLKTEEHRTLRAKSLDYNDETKELSSNEEVVIDANGTHIRGVGLRADKDLNKFTILRPSAITQGGSNPLNSSSPKEK from the coding sequence ATAGACCCGGAAACCGCTAGAAAATACGGTCCGGGCCTAGGAGTAGGACTCGCAATTTTATTCCTGGTTCTTTTCTTCTATTCCGGCGGAAAATCGGATGCTAAGTATACCCGTGTAGAAGAAGAAAAAGAAAAAGGCTCCACTGTTTCTTTCAAAAATTTTGCAAAAGATCAGTATGATGGAAACGGAACCATATTATGGAAACTGAAAGCGGAAGAAGCATATCTTTACGCTGACGAAAAAAGATACGTTCTGTATGGGATTAATTTCGACCAATATGAGAATGGAAAGTTCAAGTCCAAACTCACTGGTGAAAAAGGTGAGATCAATCAGATCTCTAAATTGATGAAACTCACAGGGAATATTCTTCTAAAAACGGAAGAACATAGAACTCTTAGAGCAAAATCGTTAGATTATAACGATGAAACAAAAGAACTCAGCTCCAATGAGGAAGTTGTGATAGATGCAAATGGAACTCATATCAGAGGAGTCGGTCTTAGAGCGGACAAAGATCTGAACAAGTTCACAATTTTAAGACCAAGCGCCATTACACAGGGTGGTTCTAATCCACTTAATTCTTCTTCACCTAAAGAAAAATGA
- a CDS encoding LptA/OstA family protein — protein sequence MKRILVLFYLLFFLPVHLGSHSRPPLLFSAETLDPKSFQGIGEADPKRKESFPTFWGANALTQEDREVQGLKVTIFSLEGGAWIQHKKVKLGANRIEVFGKEAYKAFLKNGVHIEDQENGTVMRAGVGEYDKYSEMVYIKERPRLSFRDKTGKTTIISAKQIDRELNTKITKLHGGVIVNHPEVTIFCAEAVFKESEHLITTDPNPILISKNRYLSGKKLSFYTNESRILLEENTVLFQSSEETKKDPEGNEKKQTVLTILKGDKIESRPNEENDRTVMISGNATVLRKDMKITSDNIESVGKDSHIIKARKNIKVHDRENNLLLSGNVFDYFRNENYLHLTDEGKMEFLDKNSDQVTSTITAQEFERFLDQKETVIRGNIWIKSKSTEAQGEYATYFENDESVLLEGNPRINRSGKILRAGKIVFYPREGRSILTEGVHLGN from the coding sequence ATGAAACGTATCCTAGTTCTATTCTATCTATTATTTTTTCTCCCTGTTCATTTGGGATCTCATTCTAGACCCCCTCTTTTATTTTCCGCGGAAACATTAGATCCGAAAAGTTTCCAAGGAATTGGAGAAGCAGATCCTAAACGTAAGGAAAGTTTTCCAACTTTTTGGGGAGCAAACGCATTGACCCAAGAGGATAGAGAAGTCCAAGGCCTCAAAGTCACAATCTTCAGTTTAGAAGGTGGGGCTTGGATCCAGCATAAAAAAGTAAAATTGGGCGCAAACAGGATCGAGGTCTTCGGAAAAGAAGCATATAAGGCTTTTTTAAAAAACGGTGTACATATAGAAGACCAGGAAAACGGGACCGTGATGAGAGCAGGAGTAGGAGAATATGATAAATACTCCGAAATGGTCTATATCAAAGAAAGACCAAGGCTTAGTTTCCGAGACAAAACCGGCAAAACGACAATCATCTCCGCAAAACAAATAGATAGAGAATTAAATACGAAAATCACTAAATTACATGGTGGAGTGATCGTAAATCATCCCGAAGTTACTATATTTTGCGCGGAAGCGGTTTTTAAAGAATCGGAACATCTGATCACCACTGATCCGAACCCGATCCTAATTTCCAAGAACAGATATTTGAGCGGTAAAAAGTTATCCTTCTACACAAATGAAAGTAGGATACTTTTGGAAGAAAACACAGTATTATTCCAATCCTCCGAAGAAACCAAAAAAGACCCGGAAGGAAATGAGAAAAAACAAACTGTTCTCACCATCCTAAAAGGGGATAAAATAGAAAGCCGCCCGAACGAAGAAAATGACCGCACGGTTATGATCAGTGGAAATGCAACAGTCCTAAGAAAGGATATGAAAATTACTTCGGATAATATCGAATCAGTAGGAAAAGATTCTCATATCATCAAAGCAAGAAAAAATATCAAAGTGCATGATAGAGAAAATAATCTTCTTCTTTCGGGTAACGTATTCGATTATTTCAGGAACGAGAACTACCTTCACCTGACTGACGAAGGTAAAATGGAATTTTTAGACAAAAATTCCGATCAGGTAACAAGCACGATCACCGCTCAGGAGTTCGAACGTTTCTTGGACCAAAAAGAAACAGTGATCCGAGGAAATATCTGGATCAAATCCAAGTCCACAGAGGCACAAGGTGAATACGCCACTTATTTTGAAAACGACGAATCCGTACTTTTAGAAGGAAATCCTAGGATTAATCGAAGTGGTAAGATCCTAAGAGCAGGAAAAATCGTCTTTTATCCAAGAGAAGGAAGATCAATTCTGACAGAAGGAGTCCATTTAGGAAATTAG
- the lptB gene encoding LPS export ABC transporter ATP-binding protein encodes MGQRIRCQNLIKIYNKRKVVDGVSFDVRKGEVVGLLGPNGAGKTTSFYMSVGFVKPDSGHVFIDDQDVTEAPMHTRAKLGVGYLAQEASIFRKLTVAENLEAILETLNIPRSEIIRRRDELLLELQIMRVANQKGFTLSGGERRRCEIARALVTNPDFILLDEPFAGVDPIAVKDIQTVINSLKKKGLGILITDHNVRETLKITDRAYIMHSGRILIAGTPKELVNDKEAKRMYLGEDFKL; translated from the coding sequence ATGGGACAAAGGATCCGGTGCCAAAACTTAATCAAAATATACAATAAGCGTAAGGTTGTAGACGGAGTCAGTTTCGATGTTCGCAAAGGAGAAGTAGTAGGTCTACTAGGTCCAAACGGTGCCGGAAAAACTACTTCTTTCTATATGTCTGTCGGTTTCGTAAAACCGGATTCAGGTCATGTATTCATAGACGACCAAGACGTTACAGAAGCTCCTATGCATACTAGAGCAAAACTTGGAGTAGGTTATCTAGCACAAGAAGCTTCTATCTTTAGAAAACTTACAGTCGCAGAAAACTTAGAAGCAATCTTAGAAACTCTGAACATTCCCAGATCGGAAATCATTCGCAGAAGAGACGAACTACTGTTAGAATTACAAATTATGCGAGTCGCCAACCAAAAAGGTTTTACTCTTTCCGGCGGGGAAAGAAGAAGATGCGAAATCGCTAGAGCCTTAGTCACAAATCCGGATTTTATCCTTCTTGACGAGCCGTTCGCAGGGGTTGACCCTATAGCTGTTAAAGATATTCAAACTGTTATAAATAGTTTAAAGAAGAAGGGACTAGGCATCTTAATCACCGACCACAACGTTCGAGAAACATTAAAGATTACGGATAGAGCATATATCATGCATAGTGGTCGGATCTTGATCGCGGGAACTCCTAAAGAACTCGTGAACGATAAAGAAGCAAAGAGAATGTATTTAGGAGAGGACTTCAAGCTGTGA
- the rpoN gene encoding RNA polymerase factor sigma-54, translating to MNLNHQLVQKQTQKLVMTQDLRQSIELLPLSTLELADRISAELIENPMLEEEPGSERSKSPELYSVDDLKRKEKNDFLKNSDQGWQDSFSLDKPQYRGTDASDRNQKYIESSPNAQSLSDHLLWQLRISSLKGKEMEIAEILISMLDDRGFISQTQTELATEIGVSAKTIKKVLEQINQLDPLGIGAGSIQETLYIQAKILKPEDKNLHDLIQNYLKDLEKLDYKGISKKMGLPVESIEAMAAEIKKLEPFPATLYTPQKPDYIVPDVIIREIEGEFSILLNDEWLPKLKINKEYKGMLKKGAGAKDSDKEYISTKLNSAEWLIRSVNQRRQTLYRVVSAIIELQTEFFRKGVRFLKPLTLKDIAERLDLHESTVSRITSNKYVQTSWGILELKWFFSSGLKSKSSEGGMESSKTIHDIIRNLVKEEDPENPLSDQDIVEKIESKGIEIARRTVAKYRKILKILPSNQRKKVKSLEAR from the coding sequence GTGAATCTGAACCATCAGTTAGTACAGAAGCAGACACAAAAGCTTGTCATGACGCAGGATTTGCGTCAGTCGATAGAGCTTTTGCCTTTGTCTACTCTGGAACTCGCTGATAGGATCAGCGCCGAACTGATTGAAAATCCGATGTTGGAAGAGGAACCGGGATCAGAGAGAAGCAAAAGCCCTGAGCTCTATTCCGTAGATGATCTAAAAAGAAAAGAGAAGAATGATTTTCTTAAAAACTCCGACCAAGGTTGGCAGGATTCTTTCAGTTTAGACAAACCTCAATACAGAGGCACAGATGCTTCTGACAGAAACCAAAAATACATTGAATCATCTCCGAATGCACAATCACTTTCAGATCATTTACTTTGGCAACTTAGGATCTCTTCCTTAAAAGGAAAAGAAATGGAGATCGCAGAAATTCTGATCTCCATGCTGGACGATAGAGGATTTATCTCGCAAACCCAAACAGAGTTAGCAACTGAAATAGGAGTTTCTGCCAAAACGATCAAAAAAGTTTTAGAACAGATAAACCAGTTAGATCCTCTTGGAATTGGTGCAGGAAGCATTCAAGAAACATTATATATCCAAGCAAAAATCCTAAAACCGGAAGATAAAAACCTACACGATCTTATCCAAAACTATCTAAAAGATCTGGAAAAACTAGATTATAAGGGAATTTCCAAAAAAATGGGTCTCCCTGTAGAATCTATCGAAGCTATGGCAGCCGAGATCAAGAAGCTGGAACCATTTCCCGCAACATTGTACACTCCTCAAAAACCGGATTATATTGTTCCAGATGTGATCATTCGTGAGATAGAAGGCGAATTCAGTATATTATTGAATGATGAGTGGCTTCCTAAATTAAAAATAAATAAAGAATACAAAGGAATGCTCAAAAAAGGAGCCGGTGCTAAAGATTCTGACAAAGAATATATCTCCACAAAACTGAACTCCGCAGAATGGCTGATCCGATCCGTAAACCAAAGAAGACAAACCTTGTATAGAGTTGTCTCCGCAATTATAGAACTACAAACTGAATTTTTCCGCAAAGGAGTGAGATTTTTAAAACCTCTTACTTTAAAAGACATCGCAGAAAGATTGGATCTTCACGAATCCACAGTTTCTCGTATCACTTCCAATAAGTATGTACAAACTTCTTGGGGAATTTTAGAATTAAAATGGTTCTTCTCTTCCGGCTTAAAATCCAAAAGTTCCGAAGGTGGAATGGAATCCTCCAAAACAATTCATGATATTATACGCAATCTAGTAAAAGAAGAAGATCCCGAAAACCCTCTCTCCGATCAGGACATAGTGGAAAAAATAGAAAGTAAAGGGATAGAGATCGCCAGAAGAACTGTGGCTAAGTATCGTAAAATACTAAAAATTTTACCATCTAATCAAAGAAAAAAAGTAAAATCTCTGGAAGCAAGGTAA
- the hprK gene encoding HPr(Ser) kinase/phosphatase has protein sequence MSVPGINVSNILKDHPELGLKLIAGENGLQNRIHSSEINRPGLSLTGFYESFAHDRIQIFGKGEWAYITSKEGEDMEKLAADFFHFHLNCIIFTHGNVPPPIFVEYCDRLNIPLLGSDVSTHKFITLISQILDRSLAPRTMRHGVLIEVFGIGILLSGKSGVGKSETALELIERGHRLVADDMVEIRRLSESYLIGTCSDLLRHHMEIRGLGILNIKDIFGIGSVRDHKLIELIIHLEEWTEEKEFDRTGLENRTEEVLGVNIPLIKLPVRPGRNIPIIVETAAMNQRLKKLGKNAAAEFSQKLNIYLQQGKVERNPPQN, from the coding sequence ATGTCCGTTCCAGGAATCAATGTATCTAATATTCTAAAAGACCATCCTGAGTTAGGTTTAAAACTGATCGCAGGAGAAAACGGACTCCAAAATCGGATCCATAGTTCAGAGATCAACAGACCAGGTCTTTCACTCACAGGTTTTTACGAAAGTTTTGCCCATGATCGTATCCAAATTTTTGGAAAAGGAGAATGGGCTTATATCACTTCTAAAGAAGGTGAGGATATGGAAAAACTCGCAGCCGACTTTTTCCATTTTCATTTAAATTGTATTATATTTACACATGGAAATGTTCCTCCTCCTATTTTTGTAGAATACTGTGATCGTTTGAATATTCCATTATTGGGTTCGGATGTTTCTACCCATAAATTCATTACTCTTATCTCTCAAATTTTAGATAGGAGTCTCGCACCTAGAACCATGAGGCACGGAGTTCTAATCGAAGTATTCGGGATTGGGATACTTCTCTCCGGTAAAAGTGGTGTGGGAAAAAGTGAAACAGCTCTTGAACTTATAGAAAGAGGACACCGTCTAGTCGCAGACGATATGGTCGAGATCCGAAGGCTTTCCGAAAGTTACCTAATAGGAACTTGTTCCGATCTTCTTCGCCACCATATGGAGATTAGAGGATTAGGAATTTTGAATATAAAGGATATATTCGGGATTGGATCAGTTCGAGATCATAAACTGATAGAATTGATCATTCATCTGGAAGAATGGACTGAAGAAAAAGAATTCGATCGTACAGGGCTCGAAAACAGAACGGAAGAAGTTCTCGGAGTAAATATTCCTTTGATCAAACTTCCGGTTCGTCCGGGAAGAAATATTCCTATCATCGTAGAAACCGCTGCAATGAACCAAAGATTAAAAAAGCTAGGAAAGAATGCAGCAGCGGAATTCAGCCAAAAATTAAATATTTATCTACAGCAAGGAAAAGTTGAAAGAAATCCACCTCAAAATTAA
- a CDS encoding HPr family phosphocarrier protein, translating into MKEIHLKINENGAGMHARPASVFVNCAAKYSCEVLVSKDGVEVNGKSIMGLMMLALAPGAEFSIKTEGAGEEEAADALAKLVEGDFAI; encoded by the coding sequence TTGAAAGAAATCCACCTCAAAATTAACGAAAACGGCGCAGGGATGCATGCGCGTCCTGCCTCTGTCTTTGTGAATTGCGCGGCAAAATATTCCTGCGAAGTTCTAGTCTCCAAAGACGGAGTGGAAGTGAACGGTAAAAGTATCATGGGACTCATGATGTTGGCCTTAGCACCCGGTGCAGAATTTTCCATCAAAACCGAAGGTGCCGGTGAAGAAGAAGCGGCGGACGCATTGGCCAAACTAGTGGAAGGCGATTTTGCGATATGA